From the Erpetoichthys calabaricus chromosome 12, fErpCal1.3, whole genome shotgun sequence genome, the window TTCCTGTAAACTGCACATATACACAATGCATTTTTTAGTTGGCTTTCTGCTTTAAACAGGGCTACCTGTATATATGAGACTGTGATGAGTTGTCAATAATGTAAAAAAGAGAGGGTGACAAATAAAGGAACCTCTGAGTGCTTTTCTGTCCATACTATAGAGAGTCCACATTTATATGAGGAATTCCACTTATTGCCAGTGCTTTTCTTGAACTATAAATTCTTTGCTGTACTTTATAGACTGGAACTTCACACAAAACTGTGTGGTGTTACCTCTGGATTGTTAACTCAGAAACACCTCCAATGAAGTATgctgaaattttcaaaaaaaaactgttgttatAATATTATGGAAAGCTCTGTGATACTGGTGTCGATATTCTAGTAATTATTGATCCATTCTGTGTTACTAAGAGATGCCATATTAACTGTACATGGAAACTGTATATTCTGTTGTGGAGTTAAAGGAACAGAAACAGCTTTATCAACTGAAGGGTTAATGTTGAGAAGCAAACCTGTGATTAGTTTCTTAATTCATTTATAGATTTTATGTGGCTTATTACACATTTTTGAGCCAAGGAGAGGCTTTTCTTCCAGTGACCACATCAAGTTCCCCAAGTACTTTTGAACTTTTTGCCACACGCGTTTATTATACCTGAAGAGATCTTAAAACATATTTAGACACTTAAtagagttttaaaaattaatgaatttttatttcttaaaaagctGTGCATTCACGTTCTTCTTGTAGTtagttaaaacattaaataatgatGCTAGTAACTCTAAAAAATAATTGTTACACTTGAGCACACATCTCACAGCAAAAACATGTAGAATTAATGTGTGGTTTTTCACTTCCGAAAGACTACAACTGTATTATTTTCTAAAGCAGTTCATTAGAATTATGACATCTAGCAATGTTCCAGGACAATAACAAccagaaaaaatgtattgttgtGTTTACGGGTTGCTAGCAAGAAAGCCACTATACCTACCATAAATACTACAATATCTGTTGTATGTATATATTGACGTGAAGTGTTCTTTCCACAAAACATACAAATACCCTGATGATTAATTTCTGAATGTATGGTGAAAGTGGACACAAAGACGACGTGTGTCGGGTAAATTTTGGTGGTATAACATATTAATAGTTTGaccactgaggtggtcaaaaaagtccttggtggcagggccccgggggtagatgagatacgcccggagttcctcaagtctctggatgttgtaggactgtcttggttgacatgcttctgcaacattgcatggacatcaggtgcagtgcctctggattggcaactacagagggatcacactcctcagcctccctggaaaagtctattcgggggtcctggagaggagggtccgtcggatagtcgaacctcggattcaggaggaacagtgtggttttcgtcctggttgtggaacagtggaccatctctacacccttagcagggtcctagagggtgcacgGGAGtttacccaaccagtctacatgtgttttgtggacttggaaaaggcgttcgaccatgtccctcagggaatcctgtggagggtgctccaggagtatggggtaccggaccccctgataagggctgttcggtccctgtacgatcggtgtcacagcttggtccgcattgccggcagtaagtcgaacccatttccagtgagagttggactccgccagcgctgccctttgttaccgattctgttcataacttttatggacagaatttttaggcgcagccagggtgttgagggggtccggtttggtggactcaggattgggtcactgctttttgcagaagatgttgtcctgtttgcatcatcaggccgtgatcttcagctgtctctggatcggttcgcagttgagtgtgaagcggctgggatgggaatcagcacctccaaatccgagacgaTGGTCCTCAgctgaaaaagggtggaatgccctctcagggttgggagcgagatcctgtcccaaatggaggagttcaagtatctcaggatcttgttcatgagtgagggaagaatggagcgtgagatcgacaagcggatcggtgcagcatccgcagtgatgagggctctgcatcggtctgtcgtggtgaaaaaggagctgagccacaaggcaaagctctcaatttaccagtcaatctatgttcctaccctcacctatggtcatgagctatgggtagtgaccgaaagacgagatcgcgaatacaagcggctgaaatgagtttcttccgtAGGGtgcctgggctttcccttaaagatagggtgagaagctcaatcatccgggaggggctcagagtagagccgctgctcctccgcatcgagaggtgtcagatgaggtggctcgggcatctgatgaagatgcctcctggatgcctccctggttaggtgttccgggcatgtccaaccgggaggaggccccggggaagacccaggacacgctggagggactatgtctcttgggaAGTCTGGGcacctctgctcaagctgctgcccctgcaacccgatctcggataagcggaagaggatggatggatggatggagtttgttGAAATGTGTGTCTCCAATTTTGCCTAGCCATACTGCacattactttatatattttgttattctgcCCTTGTAAATATTCTGGATTATGAAGAACACTTAGGGAATGGCACTAtctatcttttctttgttttgaattttttttttgctttataggcATTCCAGCATCTGTTCAGACCAACtgtatgtgttatttatttatttaaagagcttatctatctatctatctatctatctatctgtctgtctgtctgtctgtctgcctgtctgtctgtctgtctgtctgtctgtctgtatttaaCTTTATTATAATGTTCAAAGAAACAGTAAAACTTTCATAGACTTACCTATAGAGACTACgggttttatttaacttttatttaatatttacggTTAACTGTAATCTTTGTTACTCATATGAAACTGCAGTAAGAGATTTTCCAGAAAACATTGGATCTCCCTTTATACCGTGTAACATGTTGCTAATGACAAAACATTTGCCTGCTTTTGATTAAGCTACTTATGTTATTGTTTCCTGTCCAGgctattcaaatattatttaattttacagtattttttaattaaaaatcaacttGCACTTTAGAATTAAATACCCAGCATTTTAATCGTGCAATTTCCAGTAAAAGTGGAAAGTCTTCTGAAATTGCAAGGGGATTCCctacttgctgtttgctgctaATTATGCAGAATAACACAGCACCAGGCATCTAGTTATGCCAAATCACTGTTCTTTTTCAATGTGTAAGTGTTGCTTTCTGGAAAGATATGGTAAGTTCCAAATTAGTACAAATCAGTGGACCGTTAATGCAGGAGGATTTGACTCACTCTGTAGCTGTCAGAGTGGTGTGCAGAGAAGATTCTGGAGCCCATCCTACTCATACATTCAGATATGCCATCATCCAAAAGCTAAGTAGTCAGCACTTACCAGGTTAAACTACAATACTGAAATGCATTGTCTGGTGACACTCTTCCCAGGCAAGCCACCTTAACTTGCTCTCCTTGGTCCAAACCTAACACTAACTCTAATGTTATACAGACAAATCTGCATCTTCGTACATATTCCTTCATTTCTTGATCGCCGATAGTGAAATCCTGTGGAGATAATATATGAACTGCTGCTCAGTCTGCTGCCTCTGTGACATCCACCCTTCTGGTCATAGCCTATCTACTTATTCTCTGTGGCAAGAGCTCATACCAGAggaagtgggttcagaaaattaatgtttCGATAGTATCGCAATTTAGAATATTTGTACACAGAATGTATTGACTGCAATTAGTATAAAATAACAATGCCAATGGAATTTTAACTGAAGCACATTTtagcagtattttgtattctaTAGCCACTCTATATTCTTCAAACTACTGAAATGCTGAGATAGGAAACAAAATATTTCTACACATTATGGCCAGGTGCAGGTAAAACAGCTGTACAAACTGGAAAGATTTGGGATGCCAACCAGATTGTCTGGtttattgtccaaaaaaaaaccaaagaaaatcAAACGCTTTTTGGCACGTCCCACTATAAAGGGAATCAAAATCAAGACAAGATTTTCAGGCTGGTTCAGCAGTAGTCAGGTCACTATAGTATCGGAGCTCTATCTGAGGATTTCGCTTGCCAGAAATGACTGACATCTCTTTCCAGGATACACAGATTTTTATGGAGGCTGAACTgcaaggggtggagtcagttgccctgacTGGGCGGTTTCTTGACCATGTGGGAAGAGAAGGAGATGACAGTGTTAGTGATAGAGCCCCCTCTCTTTctggtgggttattacataccttgataTAGCCTGTGAGGAAGTCTtctgacatgcatgtgtgacaatatctatTTTCTTTATAGATGGatacaaattatttgaaattgttaaaattttcttttttggtaaaTGACTTTCAGTGTATTATTATCTGGTTGCAATGGTGGTTCTTATTATTTTAATAGGATTATCATGTCAGTATGCCAGAACATGAAAGGTAAGAAGGTAAAAAGGTAAAATAGTAGAAGGGGTTGCGCAGAAATATCATTGAGCACATCAAAGTGATTGCAGAACTTGATGAAGCCTCTACTAATATCATGAAAATGGATTCAACTAATATAAAGATGGGCCGCCATTAAGCTATATTAATGTTagtatatgtgatttttttttaggtGATTGAATGCTTGAAAAACCTTTTCAATCAATGAAGAAACAAAGTCAACATGGCCAACAATTCTACATTCAATTGTTCCGGGGAAAAGATTCCATCTTTTCGAACAGAAACCCTATACTTCATCTTCTACTTGATCATTTTCATTCCTGGCCTTCTAGGTAACAGCATTGCACTTTGGGTCTTATGCAGGTTTATTAACAAGAAGAGCAGGGCTGTTATTTTCATGATAAACCTGACCCTTGCCGACTTAGCGCATGTCTTTTCCCTCCCACTCCgcattttctattatttaaatgaaatctgGCCGTTTGGTAAAGCTATGTGCTTGATGTGCTTCTATCTCAAATACTTGAACATGTACGCCAGCATTGTCTTTCTGGTTTGTATCAGCATTCAACGTTGTGTTTTCCTCATCAACCCTTTCAAAGCCAAAAACTGGAAACGCCGCTATGACATTGCGATAAGTGTTATCCTTTGGGTCGTGGTGGGACTGAGCTGCTCTCCCTTCATTCTAATGAGAAATACAGCTTCAGCAAATTTCAGCAATTGCTTCAGAGACTTACCTACGCGGAAGATTGAAATGCACCAGTCTGTGATCATGATATCTTTTGGTGAGCTACTGGGTTTCCTAATTCCCCTACTAGTAATCAGCATGTGCACATACCGGATTATCAATTCTCTGCAGCAAGACGGTACTATGCTTCGCGCCAGTGACCGGCGCAAAGCACTCCGTATGGTCCACATGTGCACTTTGGTGTTCTTATTCTGCTTTGTCCCTTATCATTTAAACTTTCTGTTCTACATGATGGTGAACCAGGACATTATCACCAACTGTACATTTCGAAAAGTCATCCTCACTTTTCACCCTATATCCTTGTGCCTAGCCAGTCTCAGCTGCTGTCTGAACCCCTTTATATACTACTTTTTGACTACTGAGTTCCGCGAGCTCTCTCACCGTGGCAGCATTGTGATCCGAAGTCGGTTAATGAGTCGGGAGAGTGGTTCCTCAATAAGGGagtaaagcaaaaaagaaacttCACTCTATTAACAATGAAGACAACATTGAATAAG encodes:
- the p2ry10 gene encoding putative P2Y purinoceptor 10 — encoded protein: MANNSTFNCSGEKIPSFRTETLYFIFYLIIFIPGLLGNSIALWVLCRFINKKSRAVIFMINLTLADLAHVFSLPLRIFYYLNEIWPFGKAMCLMCFYLKYLNMYASIVFLVCISIQRCVFLINPFKAKNWKRRYDIAISVILWVVVGLSCSPFILMRNTASANFSNCFRDLPTRKIEMHQSVIMISFGELLGFLIPLLVISMCTYRIINSLQQDGTMLRASDRRKALRMVHMCTLVFLFCFVPYHLNFLFYMMVNQDIITNCTFRKVILTFHPISLCLASLSCCLNPFIYYFLTTEFRELSHRGSIVIRSRLMSRESGSSIRE